One genomic window of Fusarium fujikuroi IMI 58289 draft genome, chromosome FFUJ_chr01 includes the following:
- a CDS encoding probable argininosuccinate lyase produces MAENKAGAPAANMLWGGRFTGAIDPLMYKYNASINYDKALYKEDILGSIAFARANSKAGIISEDDFQAIERGLLQVMEEWKQGTFAIMPNDEDIHTANERRLGEVIGKDIAGRLHTGRSRNEQVVCDMRMWLRDRIREIDAQLVAFLKVIIARAESEIDYIMPGYTHLQRAQPIRWAQWLMAHTASFKQDLERLRQVFERVNLSPLGCGALAGNPFGIDRDSIAQELGFSGITLNSMNTSAERDFILDFLIFTSVFTNHISRWAEDLILYSSSEFSFLRLADAYSTGSSLMPNKHNPDSCELLRGKSGRSFGQLAGLMMTMKGLPYCYNKDAQEGWEPMLDAVETVSDSLGIANGVVSTLKVRPERMQAALDKTMLATDVAEWLVRNGCPFREAHHISGRVVALSENSGVSMDKLTLEQLQAIDPRFTAGIAEAFEYESSVEAKSSKGGTSRSAVLEQIQVIKAMLD; encoded by the exons ATGGCAGAGAATAAGGCAGGCGCTCCAGCAGCTAACATGCTCTGGGGAGGCCGGTTCACAG GTGCAATTGATCCTCTCATGTATAAGTATAATGCCTCCATCAACTACGATAAGGCTCTCTATAAGGAGGACATCCTCGGATCGATCGCTTTTGCCCGGGCCAACTCGAAGGCTGGCATTATTAGCGAAGACGACTTCCAAGCGATTGAGCGTGGTTTGCTCCAAGTGATGGAGGAATGGAAGCAAGGAACTTTCGCAATCATGCCGAACGACGAAGAT ATCCACACCGCAAATGAACGTCGCCTAGGGGAGGTCATCGGCAAGGACATCGCGGGTCGGCTGCACACGGGGCGCAGCCGCAATGAGCAAGTTGTCTGCGATATGCGCATGTGGCTACGCGATCGAATCCGCGAAATCGACGCCCAACTTGTCGCATTTCTCAAGGTCATTATCGCCCGCGCCGAGTCTGAGAT CGACTACATCATGCCAGGATACACCCACCTCCAGCGCGCCCAACCCATCAG GTGGGCCCAATGGCTGATGGCGCATACCGCTTCGTTCAAGCAAGATCTCGAGCGACTCCGCCAAGTTTTCGAAAGGGTCAACCTCAGTCCACTTGGCTGCGGCGCTCTGGCTGGCAATCCCTTTGGAATTGATCGAGACTCAATAGCTCAGGAGCTTGGTTTCAGCGGAATCACCTTAAACTCTATGAACACAAGCGCTGAAAGGGATTTTATTCTCGACTTCCTAATCTTCACGAGCGTTTTCACCAACCACATCAGCAGGTGGGCTGAGGACCTTATTCTTTACTCATCCTCTGAGTTCTCTTTCCTCCGACTGGCCGACGCATACAGTACGGGTAGTTCTTTAATGCCAAACAAACATAACCCCGATAGTTGCGAGCTTTTGCGCGGCAAGTCAGGGCGTTCTTTCGGTCAACTGGCtgggttgatgatg ACTATGAAAGGCCTGCCAtattgctataataaggATGCCCAGGAGGGATGGGAACCTATGCTtgatgcagttgagactGTGTCTGATAGTCTCGGCATAGCTAACGGTGTCGTCTCTACACTAAAGGTGCGACCTGAGCGGATGCAGGCTGCTCTAGATAAAACGATGCTAGCTACTGATGTCGCGGAGTGGCTGGTACGAAATGGATGCCCGTTCAGAGAAGCTCACCATATCTCTGGACGTGTTGTTGCGCTGTCTGAAAACTCTGGGGTTTCAATGGACAAGCTAACACTGGAGCAACTGCAAGCTATTGATCCGCGGTTCACAGCGGGCATTGCGGAGGCATTCGAGTACGAGTCGAGTGTCGAGGCGAAATCGTCTAAAGGCGGTACTAGTCGGTCAGCTGTGCTGGAGCAGATCCAGGTTATTAAGGCTATGTTAGATTAG
- a CDS encoding related to protein kinase chk1 yields the protein MNQSQLDPLPTDLPFRIVSKTVGRGAYASIKKAIPLDAPTPVFAVKLIHKGYAVKHGRISTKQLAMEVSLHSHIGQHPNIIEWFASGEDDIWRWIAMEYAEGGDLFDKIEADVGVREDIAQVYFVQLISGVSFMHSKGVAHRDLKPENILLSQDGSLKLADFGMATMFEYKGQRKLSSTLCGSPPYIAPEILACGRAADKKLPNAAKYSPDLVDVWSCGVILFVLLVGNTPWDEPSQGSWEFQEYVRTSGRSTDALWGRVPAEALSLLRGMMSIDSSKRFNFTQVRQHPWYTRHNALLNSDGRVTDPINLATQMLENLRIDFNHHPTSQPSSSDNMDIDTGLNVGKFSSTQPETPIADKDWDWERPPLRSMASPASSLPHTHDVSRAMLDTLADEPSMSQFSQTPGPSMTLTQQARRFRDICPPESLTRFFSAVPPAHIIQMINDALHHLNVPTTNISPNPHGNPVAKIKVKALDGRQQSLHGEIQVDRQPLPDGTEVLDIRFVKVKGDPLEWRRFFKKVVILCKDGVYVPET from the exons ATGAATCAGTCACAATTAGACCCCCTACCAACGGATCTTCCCTTCCGAATCGTCTCCAAGACCGTGGGTCGAGGAGCATATGCCTC CATCAAGAAAGCAATTCCCCTGGACGCCCCAACGCCAGTTTTTGCTGTAAAGCTCATCCACAAGGGTTATGCTGTCAAACATGGTCGCATTTCTACCAAGCAGTTGGCCATGGAGGTCTCGCTGCATTCACATATCGGCCAGCATCCCAACATTATCGAGTGGTTCGCTTCAGGAGAAGATGATATTTGGCGATGGATTGCCATGGAGTACGCAGAAGGTGGTGATCTTTTCGACaagattgaagctgatgtTGGTGTCCGCGAGGATATTGCCCAAGTTTACTTCGTTCAGCTCATCAGCGGCGTGAGCTTCATGCACTCCAAGGGCGTGGCACATCGTGATCTCAAGCCTGAGAATATTCTCCTCTCTCAGGACGGATCTTTAAAACTCGCAGACTTTGGTATGGCCACAATGTTTGAGTACAAAGGTCAGCGAAAGTTGAGCTCAACACTATGTGGTAGCCCACCTTATATCGCCCCTGAAATCCTTGCTTGTGGGCGTGCAGCAGACAAGAAGCTACCCAACGCTGCCAAGTACTCTCCAGACTTGGTCGATGTTTGGTCTTGCGGTGTTATTCTATTCGTTCTTCTCGTCGGCAACACGCCATGGGATGAGCCTTCACAAGGCAGCTGGGAGTTTCAGGAATATGTAAGAACATCTGGTCGCAGCACGGATGCTCTGTGGGGGAGAGTCCCAGCAGAAGCACTATCTCTACTACGAGGGATGATGAGCATTGATTCATCAAAACGCTTCAACTTTACTCAAGTGCGCCAACACCCTTGGTACACAAGACACAATGCCCTCCTCAACTCGGATGGCCGAGTCACAGATCCCATCAACTTGGCGACACAGATGCTGGAGAATCTCCGCATCGACTTCAACCACCACCCAACATCACAGCCTTCGTCGAGCGACAATATGGACATAGATACTGGCCTGAATGTCGGGAAATTCTCCTCTACCCAGCCAGAGACACCAATCGCTGATAAGGACTGGGATTGGGAGCGTCCTCCACTTCGCTCTATGGCCTCGCCAGCCTCATCACTCCCACACACTCACGATGTGAGCCGAGCAATGCTCGATACACTCGCCGACGAGCCATCTATGTCTCAATTCTCTCAGACTCCTGGTCCTTCTATGACCCTCACCCAGCAAGCTCGCCGTTTCCGCGACATTTGTCCCCCAGAGTCACTTactcgcttcttctcggctGTGCCTCCGGCCCACATCATCCAGATGATTAACGATGCTCTCCACCATCTGAATGTCCCCACGACCAATATCTCGCCTAATCCACATGGCAACCCTGTCGCTAAGATAAAGGTCAAAGCACTCGACGGTCGTCAACAAAGTTTGCATGGCGAGATTCAAGTGGATCGTCAGCCTCTGCCAGACGGAACAGAGGTCCTTGACATTCGCttcgtcaaggtcaagggtgATCCTCTTGAATGGCGACGATTCTTCAAGAAGGTGGTTATTTTGTGTAAGGATGGTGTATACGTCCCCGAAACTTAG
- a CDS encoding anaphase promoting complex subunit 11: protein MKVTIKKWNTVATWRWDIPEDDVCGICQVHFDGTCPTCKYPGDDCSLCFEWNEQLKEPVTQAE from the exons ATGAAGGTCACCATCAAGAAGTGGAATACGGTCGCTACTTGGCGCTGGGACATACCTGAAGACGATGTTTGTGGTATCTGTCAGGTCCACTTTGACGGGACGTGCCCGACATGTAAATACCCAGGCGACGATTGCAGCCTGT GCTTTGAGTGGAATGAACAACTGAAAGAACCAGTCACGCAGGCCGAGTAA